In the genome of Vibrio sp. NTOU-M3, one region contains:
- the map gene encoding type I methionyl aminopeptidase, which produces MSIKIKTAQEIERMRIAGALAAEILEMIEPHIKEGVTTDELNQLCHDYGIEKGAYSAPLDYHGFPKSICTSINHIVCHGIPASEDEVGSNGQPKPAVLKNGDIINVDITVIIPNEEGADLSVRPEGYHGDTSKMFFVGDVSPADKRLCMVTQEALYVGMRKVKPGATVGDIGTAIEKYIKDNNKKNPRNKFSIVKDFCGHGIGNEFHEEPQIVHYKNNDRRVLKEGMCFTIEPMINAGKFGVTVDAEDDWTVYTGDGKKSAQYEHTILVTSSGCEVLTLRSDDTIPRHMNNA; this is translated from the coding sequence ATGTCAATCAAGATCAAAACTGCTCAAGAAATCGAACGTATGCGTATTGCGGGCGCGTTGGCCGCTGAAATCCTAGAAATGATCGAACCACACATTAAAGAAGGTGTGACGACAGATGAACTAAACCAGCTCTGTCACGATTACGGGATTGAAAAAGGCGCATACTCAGCACCTCTTGATTACCATGGTTTCCCTAAATCAATCTGTACTTCTATCAACCACATTGTTTGCCATGGCATTCCAGCTTCTGAAGATGAAGTGGGCAGTAATGGTCAACCAAAACCAGCCGTATTAAAAAATGGCGACATCATTAACGTAGACATCACTGTTATCATTCCAAATGAAGAAGGTGCAGACCTAAGTGTTCGTCCAGAAGGTTACCACGGTGACACTTCTAAAATGTTCTTCGTTGGCGATGTATCACCCGCTGACAAACGTCTTTGCATGGTGACTCAAGAAGCCCTTTATGTGGGCATGCGCAAAGTAAAACCGGGAGCAACCGTTGGTGATATTGGTACAGCTATTGAAAAATACATCAAAGACAACAACAAAAAGAACCCACGCAATAAGTTCTCAATTGTAAAAGATTTTTGTGGTCACGGTATTGGTAATGAGTTCCACGAGGAGCCACAAATTGTTCACTACAAAAACAACGATCGCCGTGTATTGAAGGAAGGCATGTGCTTTACCATCGAACCGATGATCAATGCAGGTAAATTTGGGGTGACTGTTGATGCAGAAGATGACTGGACGGTTTACACAGGCGACGGTAAGAAATCAGCGCAATACGAACACACAATTTTAGTGACCAGTAGTGGTTGTGAAGTGTTAACACTACGCAGTGATGACACCATTCCTCGCCACATGAACAACGCATAA